GAACTGGAAGCAAGCTACCCAAGATGGGGAAAAAAAGGATCTGAAATCTCAATTAACCTAATCGTTGAAAGTTTGAATGAAATCGTACTTGGCGCGATCAATTTCATTGAAGGCGTTCAAAAAATCATGAACGCCAAGGAAGACTCCAATTAAAAGACTCTCTTTTTTAAAGCAAAAAAGCCAAACACTGCTCCGCATACGCCTCCAATAATATGAGCGAATTGAGAAACTTGATCATTTTTAAAAATATCAAACACCTCTTTCCCTAAAAATAATACCGCTACCAAAATAAATGTCAGAGGGATGGTATGTTCTTGCGCATTGACTATCGAACTCAGAAGTATCATCATAAACACGATTCCACTCGCTCCCAAAAGTCCATGGTCAAACAACAAGATGTTCAAAATACCAGTAATCAAAGCGGTAAACAATATCATTACCAACAACTGCTTTGATCCATACTTTTCTTCCAACAAAGGGCCCAACAATAAAATAAAGGTGAAGTTGCCTAACAAATGGCTCCAGTTGGAATGCCCCAATACATGTGAAAATAATCTGAAATAATCCAAGGGATTCAAAAAATCCATATGACTGCCGACCATAAAATAGCTCATAGACCTAAAACCTGTCATATAGCCAAGAATCATTACTATCACACTTAAAAATGCATATGTAAGCACTACAGGAGAGTTATAAGTTACTTTCATTTCAAAAAATTTCCAGTACGTAATTATTTACTTGTTAATATACATCCCAAAAGCCTGCTTCATAATACCTAGGAAGCACGGGATTGTGTATCGCGTTAATTTCCACTTTTGATTCAACACCTTCAAAGACAGTTTTCCCAAATGAGCATATCATTTTCAAGCCATCTTCATTCAACCACTTCGTATTTATATTTTTCAATGATATATTTTTTATATCATTTATCAAATCCTTTCTGGAAATGTTTTTAGCTCCCAAAATCCATCCCCATTCCCCTAACGTTACAACTTGATTATGCAAAGGCACGGAAGTAAAACCAGCATGACTTACAGTAGCTTCAATGCACTTAAACGCACGCTCTGCATAATATGGACTTCCAGCTTGAGTAATCATCACACCATGCTCTTCAAGTCTGCTATAACATAATCGATAAAATTCTCGGGAATACAATCTCGACAGTTCAACAGATTTAGGATCAGGAAGGTCGATAATTATAGCGTCAAACTTTCTGCGCATTTTTTCTAAATAAGCAAAACCATCATCGTTAACAACTTCCAGTCTATCGCTGAAAAAAGCACTCTGATTCAAATTTCTTAACAAGGGATTTTCTTTGCCTAAGTCTGTCATCGCTGGATCTAAATCCACCAAAATGATCTCTTCAACACTGGGATACTTCAGCACTTCTCTAATAGCGCATCCATCTCCTCCACCCATAATCAAAATACTCTTAGGCTGGTCGATCAAACCCATTACTGGATGCACTAAAGGCTCGTGATACATTACTTCATCCACAGAACTTAATTGCTGATTCCCATTTATAAACAACCAAAAACCTTCATCCGATGCGGTCATTACAATTCTCTGATAAGCGCTTTGTTCAGAATACACCAAAGGATCCTTATATCTTCTTGATTCGCCGTATTCGACAATATCCTTAGCGAAGATTAAGCCTCCTAATAAAGAAACCGCGATAGCCATCCCTCCAAAGACAATTTTCACTCTTTTAGCCTGTCCGAAAGACTGCCAGACTACATAGGTCAAAGCCAAAGCCACTATGAAGTTCACGCTCCCCAATACAAAAGGCGTATATGTCAAACCTAGATACGGCAAGCCGACAAATGCGAAAAATACACCACCAAGCAATGAACCATAATAATCTTTCTCCATCACGGATGAAATATTCACCTTCAATTCTTCAAATTTTTCATTAAGGCGAATTACCAGCGGAATCTCCATGCCTATCAACAACCCAATCACTATGCTCATAAAATATATTATAAAGCCCACCAGGTCAGGAATAAAAGCGGAAAATAAATAAGTTATGATGGAAGCGAAAGAGCAGATAATTGACAAAATAAACTCAATGGAAATAAAAGCAATCATCAAGTCATCATTAATCAATTTGCTTAACCGGCTTCCCAAGCCCATTGAAAACAACATGATCGATACGATCATTGTAAACTGCAAAACCGAATCACCCAAAAAATATGTCGCCAAAGTTGACAAAGTGTATTCCGCTACTATCCCTGCCAAACCTGTAGCAAATAAAGCAAGCTTCAAAATTCCCGACTTATACCTCATCGCTCTTCATCAAAAAAGGAACGACTATTCGCCGTTCCCATATTATTTTAAATCTCTTCTTAATACGTTGACTAAATTGCCCAGCAAATTAACGTTGAACCTCCTATATATGAAAATGCTTCAATCAAAGCCGCTCCAACATTAGGTTTGTCTTGATTAACAATTTCATCTGTCAGATTTCGACCCGGCAAGAGGATCTTATCCGTCATCAATCTTGCCAAAGGCAAAAATATCAGTCCCAACAACACTTCAAAACCTAAAAGCATCAAACTCTCTTGCCAACTATAAAACTCAGTAGCAAGACCATTTCTAATCAAATTGGCAATTGCGATCAAAGCCCCTCCAAATCCGATTCCCACAGCTATATTATTTTTTTCAATATGCTCATGAATATCATAAGGGGTAATCAGATTATAAACAAAGCTTGTCAATATTAATATCGCTTGACCTATCAACCAAAAGTATATCGCTGTTAAGATATCTCCTCCATCTCCAATGATGGCACCCATGATAATTAAACCAGTAGAAATTGAAATAGCCGCATCTACTGCCCCAGTTCCTACATTCTGATCTGTAATTATTTCCTTCTTGATATCGAATTTGCTCAAGATAATTTTATCATTAATATAGACAGATAAATTCAAGAGCACAATAGCTACTATTCCGTACAGCTCTATTTGTATAAAGTCATTCAACAACCCATTTGACTCGCCAGAAATAGCCGCTCCTATAGCCAGCAAAAGTCCAACGAAATAACCAACATGGGCAACAGAAAAAGCTAAATTGTCTTTTTCCACTAATTCATGCTTGACGCTGATATTAGGATGGAAAATTTGATAAGCGATCTTACCCAAAACCACTAAGACAAAGCTTGCTCCCAAATAAACCAAGGAAGCCAAAATACCATTCAATAGATTAGAGATATCCATTTTATATAGTTGTGTTGTTAATTGCTGAAAAAATTCCTGTTATTTACCAAAACCACCGCCTCTCGACCTATAAGACGATCCGCTGTATCTAGAACTTGACCTTGAGGAAGACCTGGAAGTACGGCTATTCACTCTGTTTTTAAAAGTGTTTTGTTTTTTAGACCATACCGAGTTGCTCTTCTGATTAGTCGTTCCATAAGTTCCGTAATACGTCCTGCCATTTTGTGTAGGACCATAATAAGATCTTCCGCTCGAGTAATAATTATTTCTATAGTCATTCCAATAGCTTCTTCTGGCCGGGTATGCCAGCAAGTTAAACATGGAATTCATAAATGCATATCGTCCATAAAATTCCCAGAATGAACTACCATTGCTACCTTGTCTCCATTGTCCATATTGAGAGTTCCCTATATAATTAGAGTACCCTGCAGGACTAATTTCTTTTTTAAGTTTTCCATCAGTCTTGGAAACGATTGTCATCCCCAAGGCATCTTCATATTTCAAAAACTCTCTCTCCGAGACTTCGTAAAACGGAGTAGTTGTCTCCGTAGGAAGCCCGTTCACAGGCTTGATGATTTTGAATTGTTGCTTGTAAGTATTAGAAAAAATCCCTTCAGCATCCATATCTTGCAAGATAATAGAATAAGTCGGCACTGAATCCAATGACACTATCAGTTTATCCAGAGCAGATTTCTTGTATCCTCCACCACCGCATGAATACAGGGATGCTATCAATACAAATGCTAAAGAAATATGCAATAATCTTTTCATTGAGGTAATTTATGCAAATTTAAGCTTTATTCGAAGGAATAATATTAGAAAATTGAAACTCCTTCACCACAGTTCCAATTGAAGCTTCAAACTCCTTTTCTCCCCACTGAGTTATGGAAAGTATTTTCTCTTCCGATTTATCGTAAAAGTCCCAATTGATCAGCTCAGCCCAACTACCTTCATCTTCGCCAAACTCTTTGCAATATCCAGCGCTGTCTTCATCAAGAAAGTAAGTAACACCCTCATAGCTGATCTTGGAAGGCGGAGTTTCTCTGCTGACAATATACTCTGGAAGATCTTCTTCAATATGTCTAATCTTCACTGGCCTCGTCACTGATAATTCCATTTCGGTATTATCATCCACTGACAAATAAATATATTCTTTGCCATCAAACAACTGAAACTCCTTTGTGAAGCAATTATTCCCCCAGTCATACTCAAAGGCCTTCTTCACTTCCCAATTTTGCATGTCGTACTCCACGATAAAACCAACGTTCAAATCACTCAACTTTAAATTTGTCGGATCATATGAAGGCTCATCTTTCTTTTTATTAAAAAAATCAAATAATCCCATACCTTTAATAATTTTGCACATGAAATCTTGCCAAGCAAGATAGTAATAGTTTATTACAATTTTAACACCTCAATGTATAAATTGCATAAACTTTTTAATCATCTAATTAAGAATATTAAACACCTTGCCCAACACCCATAAGGTTAGAAAAGATGCGATCAAAACAACAACTATCCAAAAAGCCAATTTCAGCATAAATGAAAAAACCAAAATCGCCAATAAAATAATCAATACAAGCTTTAATATTTCCATGATATTCAATTAGATGATTAAAAAAACCTTATGATAACTCATAAGGTCAAAAATAGATTAATGCGGGTCAAAAGGTCTATTTTATGAATTTCCTTTAAGTTTAGCTTTCAACGCAGCCAACTCGTCTGATGCAGCGCTACTGGAAGAAGACTCCAATGCCTTGTCGATTTCATCGTCTACAGATTTGCTCTCGTTGGCAATTTCTCCATATGACTCAGCCAAAGCTTCATCTTCAGCAACTTTGTCTTTCATTTTTTCCAACATAGACACAGTGCTTGATGAATCGATCTGAGCCAATTGCTTGTTAAGTTTTTGAGTCGCGTTGCTTACTTTGACTCTAGCCTTCAAAGTCTTTAACTCATTTTCCCACTTGGAAATGTTCTGGCGCAATGTGCGAACATTTTGCTCAAGTTGAGTCACAGAAAGCTCAAATTTGTCTCTTTCCGCCTTCGATCTTGTAGCGTGTTGCTCGTTTTCACCTTTCTTTACCAAAGCTTGGCTAGCCAATCTATCCGCTTCGTCAGCAGCCATATCGCCTGTTTCAGCTCTTTTAATTAATTGTACGGCTTTAGACTCATAATCTTTTGCCTTGTTGTTATAAGTCTCGAAGTCATTGCGGGCTCTTATAGCCATTGCTTTTACTTCAGCCAAAGACTTAAGACTAGAGTCAAGATCCTTTTTCATATCTCTGATTCCTTGCTCTGTCAATTTAATTGGATCTTCCAATTTGTCCACCGCTGCATGGGCTTCCGATTGTCCTATCTTGAATAACCTTTTGAAAATGTTCATAATATGCCTATTTATAATTTTCTTGAAATAACTATTGTACTAATATTTGCCTTTAGAGAATAATATCAAATCATCCGAATACTCGCTTAAAAGAAGTCCTAAAGAATTTAACGTGGCTTCAATCTCATTGAGATCCAAATTCTCGATTTGCAAAGTATCTCTAAAAATCGCTTTTCTTCCTGAATCATCAAGAACAAAGGCTCCATGAATTATATCTCTATTCTTTTGAAGCAATTTTTTCCAAATCTCGGCGTTGTCTTCTGGCAACTCAAAAATAAACTGTTCAAAAATCAAAATCGGGTCGGCAACACCTATCATCATATTTTTAACGCCATTGGACTCATGCTCGATAATAAATACATCATCTTCTTCGCTTTCGAAATTGATGATA
The Aureibacter tunicatorum DNA segment above includes these coding regions:
- a CDS encoding rhomboid family intramembrane serine protease, coding for MKVTYNSPVVLTYAFLSVIVMILGYMTGFRSMSYFMVGSHMDFLNPLDYFRLFSHVLGHSNWSHLLGNFTFILLLGPLLEEKYGSKQLLVMILFTALITGILNILLFDHGLLGASGIVFMMILLSSIVNAQEHTIPLTFILVAVLFLGKEVFDIFKNDQVSQFAHIIGGVCGAVFGFFALKKRVF
- a CDS encoding polyamine aminopropyltransferase, with amino-acid sequence MRYKSGILKLALFATGLAGIVAEYTLSTLATYFLGDSVLQFTMIVSIMLFSMGLGSRLSKLINDDLMIAFISIEFILSIICSFASIITYLFSAFIPDLVGFIIYFMSIVIGLLIGMEIPLVIRLNEKFEELKVNISSVMEKDYYGSLLGGVFFAFVGLPYLGLTYTPFVLGSVNFIVALALTYVVWQSFGQAKRVKIVFGGMAIAVSLLGGLIFAKDIVEYGESRRYKDPLVYSEQSAYQRIVMTASDEGFWLFINGNQQLSSVDEVMYHEPLVHPVMGLIDQPKSILIMGGGDGCAIREVLKYPSVEEIILVDLDPAMTDLGKENPLLRNLNQSAFFSDRLEVVNDDGFAYLEKMRRKFDAIIIDLPDPKSVELSRLYSREFYRLCYSRLEEHGVMITQAGSPYYAERAFKCIEATVSHAGFTSVPLHNQVVTLGEWGWILGAKNISRKDLINDIKNISLKNINTKWLNEDGLKMICSFGKTVFEGVESKVEINAIHNPVLPRYYEAGFWDVY
- a CDS encoding DUF350 domain-containing protein, with translation MDISNLLNGILASLVYLGASFVLVVLGKIAYQIFHPNISVKHELVEKDNLAFSVAHVGYFVGLLLAIGAAISGESNGLLNDFIQIELYGIVAIVLLNLSVYINDKIILSKFDIKKEIITDQNVGTGAVDAAISISTGLIIMGAIIGDGGDILTAIYFWLIGQAILILTSFVYNLITPYDIHEHIEKNNIAVGIGFGGALIAIANLIRNGLATEFYSWQESLMLLGFEVLLGLIFLPLARLMTDKILLPGRNLTDEIVNQDKPNVGAALIEAFSYIGGSTLICWAI
- a CDS encoding DUF4178 domain-containing protein — protein: MGLFDFFNKKKDEPSYDPTNLKLSDLNVGFIVEYDMQNWEVKKAFEYDWGNNCFTKEFQLFDGKEYIYLSVDDNTEMELSVTRPVKIRHIEEDLPEYIVSRETPPSKISYEGVTYFLDEDSAGYCKEFGEDEGSWAELINWDFYDKSEEKILSITQWGEKEFEASIGTVVKEFQFSNIIPSNKA
- a CDS encoding PspA/IM30 family protein; the protein is MNIFKRLFKIGQSEAHAAVDKLEDPIKLTEQGIRDMKKDLDSSLKSLAEVKAMAIRARNDFETYNNKAKDYESKAVQLIKRAETGDMAADEADRLASQALVKKGENEQHATRSKAERDKFELSVTQLEQNVRTLRQNISKWENELKTLKARVKVSNATQKLNKQLAQIDSSSTVSMLEKMKDKVAEDEALAESYGEIANESKSVDDEIDKALESSSSSAASDELAALKAKLKGNS
- a CDS encoding YbjN domain-containing protein, encoding MENHFQKVKNYLNELGYIINFESEEDDVFIIEHESNGVKNMMIGVADPILIFEQFIFELPEDNAEIWKKLLQKNRDIIHGAFVLDDSGRKAIFRDTLQIENLDLNEIEATLNSLGLLLSEYSDDLILFSKGKY